Proteins encoded in a region of the Streptomyces sp. NBC_01298 genome:
- a CDS encoding fumarylacetoacetate hydrolase family protein, giving the protein MKLLRVGPVGSERPALLDQDGTLRDLSGLITDVDGALLADDSVLSRVRDAAESGELPVLDAEGLRIGSAVGRIGKVVGIGLNYHGHAAEVGAEAPAEPIIFLKAPDTVVGPDDTVLIPRTSVKTDWEAELGVVIGATARYLASAEEGLAHVGGYVLVNDVTERAFQTERGGTWDKGKNCETFTPLGPWLVTADEIPDPQALDVKLWVNGELKQDGHTSDQIFPVGEVVRYVSQFMTLYPGDVIVTGTPAGVAAGQPEPKPFLRAGDVVELEIDGLGRQRQEFKDA; this is encoded by the coding sequence ATGAAGCTGCTGCGTGTAGGACCCGTCGGGTCGGAGCGCCCCGCGCTGCTCGACCAGGACGGGACCCTGCGGGACCTGTCCGGCCTGATCACGGATGTGGACGGCGCGCTGCTCGCCGACGACTCCGTGCTGTCCCGGGTACGGGACGCGGCCGAGTCCGGTGAGCTCCCGGTGCTGGACGCCGAGGGTCTGCGGATCGGGTCCGCGGTCGGCCGCATAGGCAAGGTCGTGGGCATCGGCCTGAACTATCACGGGCACGCGGCCGAGGTGGGCGCCGAGGCGCCGGCCGAGCCGATCATCTTCCTGAAGGCCCCGGACACCGTGGTCGGCCCCGACGACACCGTGCTGATCCCGCGCACCAGCGTCAAGACCGACTGGGAGGCCGAGCTCGGCGTCGTCATCGGTGCCACCGCCCGCTACCTGGCCTCCGCCGAGGAGGGCCTCGCGCACGTCGGCGGGTACGTCCTGGTCAACGACGTGACCGAGCGCGCCTTCCAGACCGAGCGCGGCGGCACCTGGGACAAGGGCAAGAACTGCGAGACCTTCACCCCGCTCGGCCCCTGGCTGGTCACCGCGGACGAGATCCCGGACCCGCAGGCGCTGGACGTGAAGCTGTGGGTCAACGGTGAGCTCAAGCAGGACGGCCACACCTCCGACCAGATCTTCCCGGTCGGCGAGGTCGTGCGGTACGTGAGCCAGTTCATGACCCTGTACCCGGGCGACGTCATCGTCACCGGCACCCCGGCCGGTGTGGCCGCGGGCCAGCCGGAGCCGAAGCCGTTCCTGCGAGCGGGCGACGTGGTGGAGCTGGAGATCGACGGGCTCGGCCGTCAGCGCCAGGAGTTCAAGGACGCGTAG
- a CDS encoding ATP-binding protein: MTDDWQFDVPTTGTKHLPPDSRYMEALSSQGYGFETAIADLVDNSIDAGARDVVIHFLRDEDRLVSLLVIDDGKGMTEEELDVAMTVGGRRGYDPQSLGMFGTGLKSASLSHAAAVTVVSKTRRTRAVGRRWLMERAVSGYQCDIVAGDYAQSLIDRYSDRPITWQGTVIRWDGVKDFPRHGGGGQTNRYLLRTINRLGLQLGLYLHRFLARDDFNITIAVEDVNTGTEYMNFGVEPLDPFAYPVSGHPDHPRRFTVDCPSIRRMSLEAHIWPAKSTLDGFKAVGTGLDRQGFYFYRHNRLVQAGGWNNFRQPEQHLALARVAVDLPSDTADVFRLTVKKEGVEVSPEFIAALDGAVDSEGRRFPGYVAEADAVYRDSRKRASTTRKPVIGPGKGFDPTLRETIEDELPLLQGEEPISVRWQKLDNSVFFEIDREERTIVLNQHYRTALLGGRRGGLNDAPTVKTLVYLLLHQVFEKDYSGSREKDNLQLWQSILVAAARVELERMGDDD, from the coding sequence ATGACCGACGACTGGCAGTTCGACGTCCCCACGACCGGAACCAAGCACCTCCCACCGGACTCCCGGTACATGGAAGCGCTCAGCAGCCAGGGGTACGGGTTCGAGACCGCCATCGCCGACCTCGTCGACAATTCCATCGACGCCGGGGCGCGCGACGTCGTCATTCACTTTCTGCGTGACGAGGACCGGCTGGTCAGCCTCCTGGTCATCGACGACGGCAAGGGCATGACCGAGGAGGAACTCGACGTCGCGATGACCGTCGGCGGCCGTCGCGGATACGACCCCCAGTCCCTGGGAATGTTCGGGACGGGGCTCAAGTCGGCCTCCTTGAGTCATGCCGCCGCAGTGACCGTAGTGAGCAAGACGCGACGGACGAGGGCCGTCGGGCGGCGCTGGCTCATGGAGCGAGCCGTCAGCGGGTACCAGTGCGACATCGTCGCGGGCGACTACGCCCAGTCCCTGATCGACCGCTACTCCGATCGGCCGATCACTTGGCAGGGAACGGTCATCCGCTGGGACGGGGTGAAGGACTTCCCTCGCCACGGAGGGGGCGGGCAGACCAACCGCTATCTACTACGCACCATCAATCGTCTCGGGCTCCAGCTCGGCTTGTACCTCCATCGCTTCCTGGCCCGCGACGACTTCAACATCACCATTGCCGTCGAGGACGTGAATACCGGAACCGAATACATGAACTTCGGCGTCGAGCCACTCGACCCCTTCGCGTATCCGGTGTCCGGTCACCCGGACCACCCCCGCCGGTTCACCGTCGACTGCCCGTCGATCCGCCGAATGTCACTCGAGGCCCATATCTGGCCAGCCAAATCCACCCTGGACGGCTTCAAAGCCGTCGGCACGGGGCTCGACCGGCAGGGCTTCTACTTCTACCGCCACAACAGGCTGGTTCAAGCAGGCGGCTGGAACAACTTCCGCCAGCCCGAACAACACCTCGCACTGGCGCGGGTCGCCGTTGATCTCCCCTCCGATACCGCGGACGTCTTTCGACTCACCGTGAAGAAGGAGGGGGTGGAAGTCTCTCCCGAGTTCATCGCGGCGCTTGACGGAGCCGTGGACTCCGAGGGGCGAAGGTTCCCCGGGTACGTGGCTGAGGCCGACGCGGTCTATCGGGACTCTCGGAAGCGTGCGAGCACCACCCGGAAGCCCGTCATCGGCCCGGGCAAGGGGTTCGACCCCACCCTGCGCGAAACGATCGAGGACGAGCTCCCCCTGCTTCAGGGCGAGGAACCCATCTCGGTCCGTTGGCAAAAGTTGGACAACAGCGTCTTCTTCGAGATCGACCGCGAAGAGCGCACCATCGTTCTCAATCAGCATTACAGGACGGCCCTCTTGGGCGGGCGTCGCGGTGGGCTGAACGACGCTCCCACCGTCAAAACCCTCGTCTACCTCCTCCTCCACCAGGTCTTCGAGAAGGACTACAGCGGCAGTCGAGAGAAGGACAATCTGCAGTTGTGGCAGTCCATTCTGGTCGCCGCCGCACGAGTGGAGCTCGAACGGATGGGCGACGATGACTGA
- a CDS encoding sodium:solute symporter family protein, whose translation MVATVALGLLAVRGRDGDGGGGGGGLAEWSVGGRSLGTVFIWVLMAGEGYTSFSYLGAAGWGYNYGAPVMYVVAYMSCGYAVGYVVGPMLWDYARRHGLVGIADMVSHRYGRPWLGAAVAVLATVFLLPYIQLQITGMGVVVSTVTYGAVSLEWAYFIAFAVTTGFVVVSGLRGSAWVSVLKDVLVIATLGFLAVYVPLHYFGGYGELFERLTAERPQWLTLPGAGSGTGGRGELGVAWFASTTVLNALTVVIFPTTVAGYLGARSADALRRNAILLPAYNVLLFVPMLLGMAALFVVPGLTGAESNLALFKLVVDSLPAWAVGVIGVAAALSSIVPMAVFMLVIGTMWGRSVLSFLPRWSSGERQKLASQAVVVAAGTIALVMTYVAPNTLVRLSLVSYEGMAQLVPMLLLGLVWRRLTTVAAVCGLAAGVAVVCGLVFTGNDPVWGVNAGMIALAVNLAIALTVTWLGPRERAGSGAGAGGPDRRPDEEVLARDPLPGTGDQNEAPSVVSAHG comes from the coding sequence ATGGTGGCCACCGTCGCGCTCGGGCTGCTCGCGGTGCGCGGGCGGGACGGGGATGGCGGGGGCGGCGGCGGTGGGCTCGCCGAATGGTCGGTGGGCGGGCGCTCGCTCGGCACCGTGTTCATCTGGGTCCTGATGGCGGGCGAGGGGTACACGAGTTTCAGCTACCTCGGCGCGGCCGGCTGGGGTTACAACTACGGCGCCCCCGTGATGTACGTGGTCGCCTACATGTCCTGCGGCTACGCCGTCGGTTACGTCGTCGGGCCCATGCTGTGGGACTACGCGCGCCGCCACGGGCTGGTCGGGATCGCCGACATGGTGAGCCATCGCTACGGGCGCCCCTGGCTCGGCGCCGCGGTCGCGGTGCTCGCGACCGTCTTCCTGCTCCCCTACATCCAGCTCCAGATCACCGGCATGGGCGTGGTGGTCTCGACCGTCACCTACGGGGCGGTGTCCCTGGAATGGGCCTACTTCATCGCCTTCGCCGTCACCACCGGCTTCGTCGTGGTGAGCGGGCTGCGCGGCAGCGCGTGGGTGTCCGTGCTGAAGGACGTACTGGTCATCGCCACCCTCGGGTTCCTCGCCGTCTACGTGCCCCTGCACTACTTCGGCGGCTACGGAGAGCTCTTCGAGCGGCTCACCGCCGAACGCCCGCAGTGGCTGACCCTGCCCGGCGCCGGGAGCGGGACGGGGGGCCGGGGCGAACTGGGGGTGGCGTGGTTCGCGTCCACCACCGTGCTGAACGCGCTGACCGTCGTCATCTTCCCGACCACCGTGGCGGGGTACCTGGGCGCGCGGAGCGCCGACGCGCTGCGCCGCAACGCCATCCTGCTGCCCGCGTACAACGTGCTGCTCTTCGTGCCGATGCTGCTCGGCATGGCGGCGCTGTTCGTCGTACCGGGGCTGACGGGCGCGGAGTCCAACCTGGCGCTGTTCAAGCTGGTCGTGGACTCCCTGCCGGCGTGGGCGGTGGGGGTGATCGGGGTGGCGGCGGCGCTGTCGTCGATCGTGCCGATGGCGGTGTTCATGCTGGTCATCGGCACGATGTGGGGGCGCAGCGTGCTCTCGTTCCTGCCGCGCTGGAGCTCGGGCGAGCGGCAGAAGCTCGCCTCGCAGGCGGTCGTGGTGGCGGCCGGGACGATCGCGCTGGTGATGACGTACGTGGCGCCGAACACGCTGGTCAGGCTCTCGCTCGTGTCCTACGAGGGCATGGCGCAACTGGTGCCGATGCTGCTGCTGGGGCTGGTGTGGCGCAGGCTCACGACGGTGGCCGCGGTGTGCGGGCTGGCCGCGGGGGTCGCGGTGGTGTGCGGGCTGGTCTTCACGGGCAACGACCCGGTGTGGGGCGTGAACGCCGGGATGATCGCCCTCGCGGTGAACCTGGCGATCGCGCTGACGGTGACCTGGCTCGGCCCGCGGGAGCGGGCGGGGAGCGGGGCGGGGGCTGGTGGGCCCGATCGGCGGCCGGACGAGGAAGTGCTGGCGCGCGATCCGCTGCCCGGAACCGGGGATCAAAACGAGGCCCCGTCCGTTGTCAGTGCGCATGGTTAG
- a CDS encoding SEC-C domain-containing protein: MRPDTPAEHIAEAERLIRTATRYPEDQEPLLLQAAAHLELADERERASALYDQLLAADTTDDPSLIKALQAANLWEYGHEPEARALIQGIRAAAPADPAPWEVIAEALEAHDELEASHECFTEAATLLAPDNTPLTQATTALLTGRHRVRRLLGLPHDDWDMVADTRHIGPIPLDELHDPKRIWALGSDDPAELRAEIARLRAELGDRRAALSRPFPVAILHWPARELAELLTSYPTLSAEYPSHDAHLAQVEASLRTLAASGTTNLGIVTASVPSYEAFAASEKTSPSSPSLLAEYATTLAARGKATPWPPTRTNPCWCTSGRPYGDCHGAA; the protein is encoded by the coding sequence ATGCGCCCCGACACGCCTGCCGAGCACATCGCCGAAGCCGAGCGCCTCATCCGCACGGCGACCCGCTACCCCGAGGACCAGGAGCCGTTGCTCCTCCAGGCCGCGGCCCACCTCGAACTGGCCGACGAACGCGAACGGGCGAGCGCCCTCTACGACCAACTCCTGGCCGCGGACACGACGGACGACCCCTCCCTCATCAAGGCCCTCCAGGCGGCCAACCTCTGGGAGTACGGCCACGAGCCCGAGGCCCGCGCCCTCATCCAGGGCATCCGGGCGGCGGCCCCCGCGGACCCCGCCCCCTGGGAAGTCATCGCCGAGGCCCTGGAAGCCCATGACGAACTCGAGGCCTCCCACGAGTGCTTCACCGAGGCGGCCACCCTCCTGGCCCCGGACAACACCCCCCTCACCCAGGCCACGACGGCGCTCCTCACGGGCCGCCACCGCGTACGCCGCCTCCTCGGACTCCCCCACGACGACTGGGACATGGTCGCGGACACCCGCCACATCGGCCCGATCCCGCTGGACGAACTCCACGACCCCAAGCGCATCTGGGCCCTGGGCTCCGACGACCCGGCCGAACTCCGCGCCGAGATCGCCCGCCTGCGCGCCGAACTCGGCGACCGCCGCGCCGCGCTCTCCCGCCCCTTCCCGGTGGCCATCCTCCACTGGCCGGCCCGCGAACTGGCAGAACTCCTGACCTCGTACCCCACCCTCTCGGCGGAGTACCCCTCCCACGACGCCCACCTGGCCCAGGTCGAAGCCTCCCTCCGCACCCTGGCCGCCTCGGGCACCACGAACCTGGGCATCGTCACGGCCAGCGTCCCCTCCTACGAAGCCTTCGCGGCCTCGGAGAAAACCTCCCCGTCCTCCCCGTCCCTCCTGGCGGAATACGCCACCACCCTGGCCGCCCGAGGCAAAGCCACCCCGTGGCCCCCCACCCGGACGAACCCGTGCTGGTGCACGTCGGGCAGGCCTTACGGCGACTGCCACGGGGCGGCCTGA
- a CDS encoding class E sortase: MRDRVRVVVQGKGRRSWHVRRAGLAGVLWAAGELAVTVGVVVMLLVVHQVWWTNRQALSAAHEMVRELEEAAPPSGWPEDGPQDGPADGAQEEPAGAASADGSAGSDGSSGGAPGNSGPRAGKPPPRESAYGILRIPRLGVAVPVAQGVDKRSVLDKGYAGHYAGTAQPGAEGNFAVAGHRNTHGEPFRYINRLRAGDELIVEVRGKRYVYLVGQTLAETTERDTGVIAPVPRSIVRPGAGYSEPGAYITLTTCTPEYSSKYRLVVWGTLKR, from the coding sequence GTGCGAGATCGCGTGCGGGTCGTGGTGCAGGGGAAGGGCCGGCGGTCCTGGCATGTGCGCCGGGCCGGTCTTGCCGGAGTGCTGTGGGCGGCCGGTGAACTCGCCGTCACCGTGGGCGTGGTGGTGATGTTGCTGGTGGTGCACCAGGTGTGGTGGACCAACCGGCAGGCGCTGAGCGCCGCGCACGAGATGGTGAGAGAGCTGGAGGAGGCCGCCCCACCTTCCGGGTGGCCGGAGGACGGGCCGCAGGACGGGCCGGCGGACGGGGCGCAGGAAGAACCCGCCGGTGCCGCTTCCGCCGACGGGTCCGCCGGGTCCGACGGGTCCTCGGGCGGTGCGCCCGGGAACTCCGGGCCGCGCGCCGGCAAGCCGCCGCCGCGGGAGTCCGCGTACGGGATCCTGCGCATTCCGCGTCTGGGCGTCGCCGTGCCCGTCGCGCAGGGCGTGGACAAGCGGTCCGTGCTCGACAAGGGGTACGCCGGGCACTACGCCGGAACCGCGCAGCCCGGGGCCGAGGGGAACTTCGCGGTCGCCGGACACCGCAACACGCACGGGGAGCCCTTCCGTTACATCAACCGGCTCAGGGCCGGGGACGAGCTGATCGTGGAGGTGCGGGGGAAGAGGTACGTGTACCTGGTCGGGCAGACGCTGGCGGAGACGACCGAGCGCGACACCGGGGTGATCGCGCCCGTCCCGCGCAGCATCGTCAGGCCCGGGGCCGGGTACAGCGAGCCCGGCGCGTACATCACGCTGACGACCTGCACGCCCGAGTACAGCTCCAAGTACCGGCTCGTGGTGTGGGGGACGCTCAAGCGTTGA
- a CDS encoding Z1 domain-containing protein has protein sequence MTGNDTLRLELHGAVLADLDGSKPKNLARALVYQAEDMHPDAEAFASESDFQSALREARSTDQLVELWRRQLTKWDYAEHPAWGDAAPRTDERRIEVYHLLKLEDATYKLLDELVPVPKTAGPLVISEKFKPWYTPESQRSRPHYWPAYRKLLVAKGWSPHAIAGLDVATDQVVERLADPTDEEVYQSKGLVVGYVQSGKTANFTGVMAKAVDAGYRLVIVLGGTLNMLRAQTQRRLDMELVGRENIMRGADEMESDYADDPAWKAGKFITFGGMPSALGAFDIVRMTTRKNDYKSLLQGITALEFEKREPALPLYDRENLHRSSASLMVVKKNKTVLAKLVKDLGKIRTPLSEIPVLIIDDESDEASVNTSKPDAAQRSAINEQISKLLRMLPRAQYVGYTATPFANVFVDPSDTEDIFPKDFIISLPRPDGYMGARDFHDLDSALEAGELTFANSNEKAHVRDIVDDADDDTCMQQAMDMFVLSAAMKLYREDLGGLGDGFFQHHTMLIHESVRTHVHRSLHERVLGLWHESGYTGPQGHARLRHLFDTDVSLVSAVRSDGHAVPASYDELLPYVGPAVVRIGGDEQPIIVVNGDQDLETGEADFDKRAIWKILIGGQKLARGFTVEGLTVSFFRRRAGNASTLMQMGRWFGFRKGYRDLVRLYLGRKETIGGSEFDLYDGFQAICRDEEAFRSELERYSEMVDGRPQVTPDQIPPLVSQHAPWLKPTSPNKMYNARLELVRSAGRWEEPTAYPQKGLENNTALWSPVLESLGEVPTTYAYHFPQEGITHRFPALTGNVPAETMLSVFEQLSWETADPFDPHLRYLQEITRATPGKIDDWLVLAPQHLASDNKTLRLGAAGRSYSWFARDRRKDRHPLFGAISDRKHRGVAYRIAGALPDSGDAATESLVGERRGALVLYPVLERHHRASIDSEGRLGTDKVVMAFAFVAPATAQSANGRVVQFTTVSSAASAIIDRSEIDKG, from the coding sequence ATGACAGGCAACGACACCCTCAGGCTCGAATTGCACGGCGCCGTACTGGCCGACCTGGATGGCAGCAAGCCCAAGAACTTGGCCCGTGCTCTGGTCTACCAAGCCGAAGACATGCATCCCGATGCCGAGGCATTCGCTTCCGAGAGCGATTTCCAGTCCGCCCTGCGGGAGGCCAGGTCCACCGACCAGCTGGTCGAATTGTGGCGCCGCCAGCTCACCAAGTGGGACTACGCGGAGCATCCCGCCTGGGGGGATGCGGCGCCGCGAACGGACGAGCGCCGCATCGAGGTCTACCACCTGCTCAAGCTTGAAGACGCCACCTACAAGCTGCTCGACGAGCTCGTCCCCGTCCCCAAGACCGCCGGCCCCCTCGTGATCAGCGAGAAGTTCAAGCCGTGGTACACCCCGGAGTCGCAGCGGAGCCGACCTCACTACTGGCCGGCGTACCGCAAACTCCTCGTCGCCAAGGGATGGTCCCCGCACGCCATCGCCGGTCTCGATGTCGCGACGGACCAGGTCGTCGAACGGCTGGCCGACCCCACGGACGAGGAGGTCTACCAATCGAAGGGCCTCGTCGTCGGGTACGTCCAGTCCGGTAAGACAGCCAACTTCACCGGTGTCATGGCCAAGGCCGTCGACGCCGGATACCGCCTGGTGATCGTCCTCGGCGGCACGCTCAACATGCTGCGAGCCCAGACTCAGCGCCGCCTCGACATGGAACTCGTGGGGCGGGAGAACATCATGCGCGGCGCCGACGAAATGGAGTCGGACTACGCCGACGACCCGGCCTGGAAGGCCGGAAAGTTCATCACCTTCGGCGGCATGCCGTCAGCGCTGGGGGCCTTCGACATCGTCCGCATGACAACGCGGAAGAACGACTACAAGAGTCTCCTCCAAGGCATCACGGCTCTGGAATTCGAGAAGCGAGAGCCGGCGCTCCCGCTGTACGACCGAGAGAACCTTCACCGTTCGTCCGCGAGCCTCATGGTGGTCAAAAAGAACAAGACCGTATTGGCCAAGCTCGTCAAGGACCTCGGCAAGATCAGAACACCGCTCTCCGAGATCCCCGTTCTGATCATCGACGACGAATCGGACGAAGCGTCCGTCAACACGTCGAAGCCGGATGCGGCTCAGCGAAGTGCCATCAACGAGCAGATCTCCAAGCTCCTGAGGATGCTGCCCCGAGCCCAGTACGTGGGCTACACCGCCACACCGTTCGCCAACGTCTTCGTCGACCCCAGCGACACCGAGGACATCTTCCCCAAGGATTTCATCATCTCCCTCCCCCGACCGGACGGGTACATGGGGGCGCGAGACTTCCACGATCTGGACTCTGCGTTGGAGGCCGGCGAGCTCACTTTCGCCAACTCCAACGAGAAGGCACACGTACGCGACATCGTGGACGATGCCGACGACGACACCTGTATGCAGCAAGCCATGGACATGTTCGTCCTGAGTGCGGCGATGAAGCTGTACCGGGAGGACCTGGGGGGCCTCGGAGACGGATTCTTCCAGCACCACACGATGCTGATCCACGAGTCCGTACGGACCCATGTACATCGGTCCTTGCACGAGCGGGTCCTCGGATTGTGGCACGAATCCGGCTACACGGGACCCCAGGGCCACGCTCGACTGCGCCACTTGTTCGACACCGACGTCTCCCTGGTCTCCGCCGTACGTTCCGACGGGCATGCCGTCCCCGCCTCGTACGACGAACTCCTGCCCTACGTGGGACCTGCGGTCGTCCGCATCGGCGGCGACGAGCAACCGATCATCGTTGTGAACGGCGACCAGGACCTCGAGACGGGCGAGGCCGACTTCGACAAGCGCGCGATCTGGAAGATCCTCATCGGTGGCCAAAAACTCGCCCGTGGGTTCACGGTCGAGGGACTCACCGTCTCCTTCTTCCGGCGCCGGGCCGGGAACGCTTCCACCCTCATGCAAATGGGCCGTTGGTTCGGCTTCCGAAAGGGATATCGAGACCTCGTCCGCCTGTACCTCGGCCGCAAGGAAACGATCGGAGGGTCAGAATTCGATCTTTACGACGGCTTCCAAGCCATCTGCCGGGACGAGGAAGCATTCCGATCGGAGCTGGAACGCTATTCCGAAATGGTCGACGGGCGCCCTCAGGTCACCCCCGACCAGATCCCGCCGCTCGTCTCCCAGCATGCTCCGTGGCTGAAGCCGACGAGTCCGAACAAGATGTACAACGCCCGGCTGGAACTCGTCCGATCGGCCGGCCGCTGGGAGGAGCCCACCGCCTATCCCCAGAAGGGCCTGGAAAACAACACGGCCCTGTGGTCGCCCGTCTTGGAAAGCCTCGGCGAAGTCCCCACGACGTACGCCTACCACTTCCCCCAAGAGGGCATCACGCACCGGTTCCCGGCGCTGACCGGCAACGTGCCCGCCGAGACGATGCTGTCGGTCTTCGAGCAATTGAGTTGGGAGACCGCCGACCCCTTCGATCCCCACCTCCGGTACCTCCAGGAAATCACTCGAGCCACCCCCGGCAAGATCGACGACTGGCTCGTCCTCGCCCCCCAACACCTGGCCTCCGACAACAAGACCTTGAGGCTCGGCGCCGCGGGCCGCAGCTACTCCTGGTTCGCCCGTGACCGCCGCAAGGACCGGCATCCTCTATTCGGCGCCATCAGCGACCGGAAGCACCGTGGAGTCGCCTATCGGATCGCGGGCGCCCTCCCTGATTCAGGCGACGCCGCAACGGAGAGCCTCGTCGGCGAGCGCCGCGGTGCGCTCGTCCTCTATCCGGTGCTCGAGCGCCATCACCGCGCATCCATCGACTCCGAGGGTCGCTTGGGCACGGACAAGGTCGTCATGGCTTTCGCCTTCGTCGCCCCGGCAACCGCGCAGAGCGCCAACGGCCGGGTTGTCCAATTCACAACGGTCTCCTCGGCGGCGAGTGCGATCATCGACAGGTCGGAGATCGACAAGGGCTGA
- a CDS encoding DUF3311 domain-containing protein, with amino-acid sequence MKRPQLVWLAVPFVLFVGVLPFANRVEPALGGVPFLLLWFIGATLLTPLAVWLTWRGDHR; translated from the coding sequence ATGAAACGTCCCCAGTTGGTCTGGCTCGCCGTGCCGTTCGTGCTGTTCGTCGGGGTGCTGCCGTTCGCGAACCGGGTGGAGCCGGCGTTGGGCGGCGTACCGTTCCTGCTCCTCTGGTTCATCGGGGCGACCCTGCTGACCCCGCTGGCGGTCTGGCTGACCTGGCGCGGTGATCACCGGTGA
- a CDS encoding PD-(D/E)XK motif protein, producing MTDRGTAPELGWSTVEHYLGAGQATSYRLSDAGARRTVRYEIGQGGRDISLTVELDRHQRPPRSTLPAVAIDQINHHGTRMARISTTQVALVRDFHDLLMAVADRIVTGDRTLEEALEETIRAWGELLGRPHGLGLDKRVGLHGELAVLQAVARSHGWEAAARSWTGPRGEQHDFGLAATDLEVKTTTAEERRHTVHGIRQLEESEGRSLWFASLQLTRGGIGGRSLGDSAAAVLRDARAADRIAAMSIEASLASAGWSSDERDDERWTLRTEPLLVPADHLPRMTTDMLPAAVREHVSSIDYCIHVNHLTPVPGSPVDLTDFRLP from the coding sequence ATGACTGACCGCGGCACTGCCCCGGAACTGGGCTGGTCGACGGTCGAGCACTACCTGGGCGCGGGCCAAGCCACGAGCTATCGACTTTCCGATGCCGGGGCTCGGCGTACGGTCCGGTACGAGATCGGCCAGGGCGGGCGCGACATCTCGCTCACCGTGGAACTGGACCGCCACCAAAGGCCTCCTCGTTCCACCCTGCCTGCCGTGGCCATCGACCAAATCAACCATCACGGCACACGCATGGCACGGATCAGCACCACTCAGGTGGCCCTCGTGCGCGACTTCCACGACCTTCTGATGGCCGTGGCGGATCGCATCGTCACCGGCGACCGCACGCTGGAGGAAGCCCTCGAAGAAACCATCCGCGCCTGGGGCGAACTGCTCGGTCGGCCTCACGGACTCGGCCTGGACAAGCGGGTCGGCCTCCACGGGGAACTCGCCGTTCTGCAGGCAGTGGCCCGGTCGCACGGGTGGGAGGCGGCGGCCCGGTCCTGGACGGGCCCCCGTGGGGAGCAGCACGATTTCGGACTCGCGGCCACGGACCTCGAGGTGAAGACGACGACGGCCGAAGAGCGCCGGCACACCGTTCACGGAATCAGGCAGCTCGAGGAGTCCGAAGGACGTTCTCTCTGGTTCGCCTCCCTCCAGCTGACCCGAGGCGGAATCGGGGGGCGTTCCCTCGGGGACTCGGCCGCCGCGGTGCTCCGCGACGCCCGCGCGGCCGACCGCATCGCCGCGATGTCCATCGAAGCCTCCCTCGCATCGGCGGGATGGTCCTCCGACGAACGGGATGACGAGCGTTGGACCCTACGTACCGAACCGCTGCTCGTTCCGGCCGACCACTTGCCGAGGATGACCACGGACATGCTTCCCGCCGCGGTCAGGGAGCACGTTTCCTCGATCGACTACTGCATTCACGTCAACCACCTGACCCCCGTGCCGGGATCCCCGGTCGATCTCACAGACTTCCGTCTCCCGTGA
- a CDS encoding DUF6412 domain-containing protein, giving the protein MAEHSGLRPVGFTAPSAQSLPSARLVALLTSLLLLGGFLGLFAGEGGLGAVVVVLATTLAVGTSALAARLVRAVPPHRIRTAIRDREQRTAFLPQRDPDAAGRSRPRAPGRALPTAA; this is encoded by the coding sequence GTGGCAGAGCACAGCGGGCTTCGCCCCGTGGGGTTCACCGCGCCGTCCGCGCAGTCCTTGCCGTCCGCGCGCCTCGTGGCCCTGCTGACCTCCCTCCTGCTGCTCGGCGGGTTCCTCGGGCTGTTCGCCGGGGAGGGCGGGCTCGGCGCTGTCGTGGTGGTCCTCGCGACGACCCTCGCCGTGGGTACCTCGGCCCTGGCCGCCCGGCTGGTCCGGGCGGTGCCGCCGCACCGAATACGTACCGCGATCCGTGATCGCGAGCAGCGCACGGCGTTCTTGCCGCAGCGGGATCCCGACGCTGCGGGCCGGTCGCGGCCCAGGGCGCCCGGCCGGGCCCTTCCGACGGCCGCGTAG